The window GGAGGCCGTGTGGCTCATGGTGGAGTTCCGTGTGGCTCATGATCAAGGAGATGACGAGAAAGGCGAGACAGTTCCAGTTCTTTGCAAGGTCTACCAGAGCCCGCGCAAGCCCCGATCTGCGTCGATCTCGACGTCGCCGGCATAcaaaagggagaggaagaggaaggccagGGACGACTCAGCTCCGGCGACGACTGTCAAGCGGCGGCTGCTTGTCCCCCCTGCTGCACCAATTCTGCCGTCGGCCGTCGAGCCACAGCCAGACCTGAACAACTGCTCGGATGGCGTCTCAGTGGACCAGCTTCTTGATGATCTCATGTCCGTCCTCACGCCTGATCAAGTCCTGGGTGACTTCTTGATGCCTGTCCCTGAATCAGAGGTCAATTGCAGCTTCTCCATGGGCAACCACGCCGGTTCCGCGGCGAGAAGCTACTGTGACATGGTACTCCAGGACGAAGCTGGTGCTGGTGCACGCACGCCTTTTCATCAGAATTCTGATCAAATCCTCCTGGGTGACTTGTTGATGCCTGTCGTCTCTGAATCAGAGGTCAATTACAGCTCCTCTATGTCCGACCATTCTGGTTCCATGGTGAGAAACTACGAGACCGTCCTCCATGGTGGTTCAGTCACCCCCCTTCTTGATAATTCTGATCAATTTGACTTGTCGATGCCCATCATCGAGCCACTGCCCACTGACTTGCAGACCCAGACAGCAATGCTAAATTATTTCAGCTTCCTGCCGTGTGCCCCGTATGCTGGAATTTGTGATTCTTGGACAGGAGGCGACACCACGGACGATGAAGCGGCCTCAGTCAGCTGGTACGGCTCCGCTCCAAGCTCACCGGCAATTCCTACTGAGTGGATGATGCAATCACCATTTGCCACCCCATATCTATTCTGAAGCTGACCAGCTTCATGTTCTGTGTGTTTATTCGCTATCCCGATACATGCAACCGCCGTTTACCCCAAGGATAGAATACACGTTTTGTAGCTTGTACCAAGGTTCAAGACCTTGATGAGTTTTTGACTTATAATGATCTGGTTATGTATGTCAGGATACATTCTTAAGTATTGGCTGAAAGATTGGTATGTGTATTGTCATCTTTAACTGAATTTAGATGTTCTATTATTCAGCATGTGCTTGCTTGTGTGATTTCCTATGTTGTAAACTGCAATTAATCTCTTTTAGCTGCTGCCTTCAATCCAACAGCTGACTCATGCACTTGGGATCCTTTCCTGTATAGGGTTTGGGTCTTAATTAGAGTTCAATGCTTTTCTAACAGCGGAgggagaaattgatgaaattgaactcatAGAAAAGGAAAACTATGAAATTGACTAGTCCTATTTACAGTTTCACATTGTTTTAGCTAACTCTTTCAGTACATCTAACATTTCATATCAGGATTCCTTGTTCCATAATTCTCGAACCATATGACCATGGAATGAATATTGGACAAAGTCACACAGATTATCTCGGTCTTAGAAATAGTTTCTCTCCGTATCACTCATGTGATATTTCCATCTCATTGGAATTTTGTGAAACTGTAGTAACTATTAAAATAGTTTTTCAACGTTTTGTTTTCTCCTTGAACAGGCAAAGGCGCCTATTGTAATGGGCAAAAGATTCATGTCAGTCTGACAGACAAGATAGCCCTTTTCCCTCGTATACAACTGTACAAGAACGATATGTGCACACCAGTGTGTGCCTGCCATGAAAATCTTACAGTGATCATAGAACCAAGGTATCTGTTCATTTAAGTACTTCAGTATGCAGTCATAATTCATGTAATTCAGATAGTTCATGCAGCAGATGTGAGCCAATATAAATTTGTTCAAGGAATTCACAGACGTTTGTAGGGTAAGTGAATCTTCCCCTGATTAACAAGGAAAAGTATACTGAGTAGGATGGCTTTTTTTTCCCTTTCATTCTTTCAGTTTTATAAATTTCTGAAATGTATTTATCACGCATGCACCCAATTTTCTCCTTTATGCTGTTTCTCTTATCCTTATTCTTTGAAATATACTTTCTTTTAGGGAGTACGAAGACTAGGCTCCGCTGCTGCTGATATGCTCCATGATCCTTTTTACCCTATGAATTAGATTTTATTAAATAATTATCAGTTTGATAAAAAATGGGACTGGCTTATTTTCTTATTTTCAAACCTCACGGCATTTTTATCCGGGTAATGTTTTTTCATGTCTTGTGTTACTAGAGTACCTGAATGGACTGCCCGATATTTCTATGAAAGATACATGGAATTTTTACTGGTCTAGCACTAAATACTCCACAAAAAGAATTTACCTTCAGTTTGCTGGTAATCCACCTGATGCTGCCAAACCCTTTCACTGGATATGGAAATCCAGCTGTCTGCATAAACAGAAGTTCTTCTTTTGGCTTCTCCTACAAGACAGATTGAACACAAGGGACCTACTTACCAAAAAGAACTTCTATGTGGAAAACAACAGATGTGTTTTGTGTGATGATGAACCTAATGAGGATTATATCCACCTATTCTTTTCATGCGATTTCAGTCAAAACTTCTGGATTGCTCTGGGCTTTGAATGGAATGCAGATTCGACTATATTTGATATGTTGATGGAGGCCAAAAACAGAATTACAATCAAATGTTCCAAAGAATGTTTGATTGCACGTTGCTGGGACCTATGGAAACACAGGAATGGCATCATCTTTGATCACAAGCAAAGAAACTTAGAATATTGCATCAGTTGCTTCAAAGAACACTTTGCTATGGTGATCAAGAGAACCAAACCTAGTCTTAAGGAGGGAATGCAATCATGGTTAGATTATTTGTAGGAACATTTGTAAGACTATAGCTATGCTATACCCCACCATTTGTAATTATTCCATTATATAATGAAAAGGAGTTACAGTAGGGGACTTCCCTACTGTTTTTGCTAAAAAACAGATGCTTCTTATATTTCTGGAATCTTATAAATTGGTTTGAAAATTGTATAGAGCTAACCTTAAAGGTATCATTGTGCAGTTTTGAAATAATTTCTGAAAGCAATCGATTTCATTTTTTGTAATCAAATGTAGAATTTGCATAGTAAAAGGTAGCAAAGTGATGCAAATATTCTGAAATGTATTTATCTAGCATAGTCTTACTTTCAGTTTTATAAATTTCTGCTCACTGAATCTGAGTAGGATGGCTTCTTTGTTCCTGCTCTAAGCTTATGGTGTGGAGTTTGTTTCAGTATAATTACTTGATGACCTTGGTTATTTTTCAACAAATAGCTGAAGAAGCTGGTGGGGTTTTATCACCCATGGCATGGATGGTGGATAGTTTAGAGTCTTTGGTCGTTCTGTTCTTGTTTCCAGTGGTGCTGTTCACAACCAGGTCAATTTTCAAAAGTAGTTTGTTCTCTCAGTTGGTAGAAATCACCTCCTATAATGCCATTACAATACTAATGTATCAAGTATTGACAGTCATACTAATATCTCTAATGGCCAGATCTAGTCCTGACTATGTCCGTGGTGGAAGCCCATACAGCGGCGAAGGAGATGAGAGGACTAGCGCCAAGTATGACCGTGAACGAAGCAAAGCCAGTCCTGCCTATATATGACAGGCGCTGCAGGTTAGTATGCTGAAAATGCTTCCTTGTGTTTGCTAAATCGCGTTGAAGCACCACACTAAGCTTGTTTTCATCTGTGCAGCCGCTTGCCTGCAAGGATACGGACTGATAAGCATACCATACTTGCACTCAACACCACCTGCTTTGGACCGAATGGCTCCACATCTAAGTGATGCTCAAGTTAGTCATGTTAGGCAGCCAGAAACTCCTGTAACCTATTGGCTAGCTCTAGCAGTCTAGCTGAATGTTATGTCGATTTGGTTTGAACTGTAATTCTTAGCTTAAACTTTGCAAAGCGGTTATTTCAGTGAGACCATTGGGGAGCAATGAGATGTACCATGTATTGACCAACAGTATCATAGCTTGCGTTACTAGTAAACTATGCTTGTTCTTGTTCCTGTTGTCTGCTATTGTTTCTCTTTTGTGCTGGTCAACATGTCAAATTGCTTTGCTGCCAGCTCGCAACTAGGTCTAGTGTGTGTGTTTGTGGTGTTCCTGATGTTAGTGTTGCTGTGCTGGATTTCTGCACACTTTTCAAATGATTGACGATCAATTCATGTGGATGGAATTTCACATGAATCTGTTCAATTCTTGCATCCCAAGATGAACTGGGAGCACATCCTCTGCCCAAATGCATAACTTCCATCTTTGTATCAGGATGAAAGTGTATCAttatgtgcttaacatgcttctttgTGTGCTCAACGCTTTTTGTTGTTTGAGGGAAAAGATCACCTTTTGGACGGACCTCTGCACAACGCAATAGCCGTGAGTTTCATGGCGGCGAGACGAATGATTCGCTAAAATTTGTCTAGTCATTATTTTTGTAGGCAAGGCAAGAAAACTTGAGGACTTGCATTGTATTTTGATGGCAAATGTATTTGTAAAATTGTCGATGGCTGATCTAGTGTGTTGTGCTTATGTGGAGGTAAACACTCCCTTCTTCTACCTGTCCAGAATGTGTATGCAGTGCTAATTTTCAGTGTGTTGCAAAAGCAGATTTTTTATTTGTTTGCTGCACATGAGTAGATTCACTTGATGCATCAATGATCATTATGTATGGTGATGATGAGTGCATTTTGTACAACTTCATATTCGCGGCAACTTGCACAAATAACGGTCTGAAACAATTGTTCCATCTACTAGACTACTCCAAGGGCTATTTCAAACTTTACACCATTCACCACTGAGAATAAACTGCTATCGATAATTTCACAAGCTATTCTCACCACAGCTTAGAaacaaaagaacaaaaataaactGCTAAGCTAGATCGGCTCAGTGCTTACAGCCCTGTGAGTTTCACTTGAGAACACTTGCACTATACTCTCTTCATGCCACAAATAAGTGACACCATGGATACCTTCAGTTAAGCTTTTAAACTGACTATGAATACCATTTTAATTgtccaaaaaaattgaaaaacatatGTACAGATTTGTCTTAAAAAATATTTACAATTTTTTAAATCTTGTAAATATATTGTGCTATGAATTAGTGGTCAAAGTTACATATTGTATACCCATCTTGAGGACCATGCCAACTGTCTCTAAAGTCATTTATTTGTGATGTTGATATGGAGGGAGTAGCACAATTTCAACTGAAACTGAATACTCTAAACCAAACATTTCATTTTCTTTCGGCATTTGTTCCTTCAAACAAAAGCATTGACAAAGAGCAAGTACACCAGACACAGGCATGAACAGACCAACCCATTTGCCATTGCATTCCATTCCATTGGATACACAATGTTTACAATTCCCCTTTTTCCTTTTTGCAGGTAAAAAATTTCCAGATCTATCAACCAATTAGATGACTCTACATGTTGGCTTTGGGGGGAATGGATCGGCGCAATCATTTTCCTTCCTATGATTATAGATAGAATGAATATGCAGACCAAACATCAGCTCATGTGTCATACAAAATGGTGAGTTGGGTACTCGTGCTCGTCGCCGTTGTAGTCGTAGTACAGCCTCTCCCCCTTGGAGATGTCCCTGTTGGCCACCAGGAGGCAATGGCACTCGCCGTCGATGGCGAACCGCACGCACTTGAGGTTCTGCTTCTTCCTGCCTTCCCTGCAGTGGTCATCATCACGCAAAAAATTTCAGACATGGTTCCGAACAATGTGTAAATGCACGGTGGAGGTCGGAGGAAGAGGATGCTTACGGCGTGTGGTTGTTGATCCCGTTGATGAACCGCGCAATGTTGCTCCGCTTGTCAGGGCAGATTACCAGGCTCTTGGAGGGCGGCGCGGCAGAGAGCAGGGTCATGATACTGTCGCCATCATCGTGCTCGCGGTTTCGAAGGTAGTCCACGTCGCCGACGTACTCGGTGATGATGGTCAGGTCCTTGATGTGCCTGTCTGCCTCCACCGTGAATCTGAACAAGAAATTGCACACAATCATCATCAGTGCCTGACAGGTTCTGAAGAACAAGTTCAGAAATGAGCAGCGAATTGTGCAGACAGTACTAACCCTTCCACCGGATCGAAGACGACGAGGAGAGGGGGCCATTCCCCTTGCTCCATCATCCTCTTGCACAGGCTCAATGTCTCTGCATCCTCCCTCGGCAGCACCTGAGATGAAATGCCACCCGAGATTCAGAAAAACAGAAATGGCGTCGCGATACTGAATTTAGTCGAGATGGGGAGGTTGAATTGGACGGGGTAGCGTCTGACCTGCATCCCTCCTGCCTCGAGGGCGGATTGGTTGGCGGAGCGGGGCGCCATGCCGGGCACGTAGGTGAGGTCGTTGCTGAAGACGGCGCCGGTAGCCGTGAGCGCCGTGGCGAGGGACGCCATCTGCGTGAGTCGCCGGACGGGGTCCTCGCTGGGGGTGAATGGCAGCAGCTTCCTGCTCTTCTTCTTGGACACCACCAGCGCGCTGGCGGCCTTCCGCTTCCTCTTCCTCCCCTCCGGCGGCTCGGGGGCCGCGAACGCCGGGCGCCGCTGGATCTTGAAGAAATCGACGATCTTCGTCTGGATCAGCGGGAACTCTGAAACCAAATCACGAGATCCAAATCAGCGAACGAGCAGATCCAATCCAGAAATGGTCAACGAGATAGGAATCTATTTAATTCGACTTACGTTTGGGCAtcttggtctggacgacggcggcgGATTTGACCGAATGGGCGGTGGTGGTGGTTGCGGCGGCGCAGGAGGGGCAGAACCAGTCGCCGGCGGGCACGCGCGGGAGGATGGGGCGGAGGCAGAAGATGTGGATGCCGCGGTCGCAGCCGTCGCAGAGCAGCAGCTCGTCCGCGTGGCGGCCGGATCCGCACGCCTCGCACCtgacgccgccgtcgtcgtcggccGCCGCCCTGGGCCGCCTGGCGGCCGGCCGCCCCGCGCGCGTCCGGTGGCGCTGCTGCGTAGCGGGACCCATCTGCAGCGCGCGTCCGCGGGAGGCCGGGGAGCGGGTGACGGAGGGCGGACGGGGGAGGAGAGGGGAAGGCGGCTGAGGTCAGGTGGGTGGCCGTCACGGTTTGTGAATGGGGGGAGAAGGGAATTCCGGGGGAGATGTAGCCGGAGAACGGCGGGAGAAGGGGGGCGCGTTTTGGCGCGAACGGGGCTCCTCGGCTTCGGCTTCGCGGGAAGCCGAGCGAGCGAGCGCGCGCCGCGTTTCGCCACGCGGGTTCGGGTTTTTGGCGCGAATCGGCGGGCCTGGGGGAGCGCCTGTGCCTCTATGGGCCGTCGGGGGGCCTGGGGAACGCTGCGTTTTTCTACGGGGCGTCCGGGCCGGTAAAAGTGGGTGCTCTCCCGCAAGGGCCACTTTGGATTAGCTGGGAGCAAGAGTACtccttcgagagaggcatggatttaCTTTTCGTGGAGGCACGGACTTGCTAACGTGAGAGGCACGACTAcaggaaaaaaatgtttccctctttttttttccttccgcgagaggttttttttccttttatgggaggcacggatttacttctggtgaaggcacggatttgcttccacGAACTGTGCCTCTCGGAAAAGGAAAAAACACGTTTTAGGGTTAATAATTGTCAAACGGTCTGGGTTGTGGTTGGTTGCAGGTGTCATGGTGGTTCCTTCCGTGGATGATGTGTGCTCTATTTGGAGGTAGTGCGGAGGCTTGTTGGGTTTCTCGGATGCCGGGGTGACTGCCTATGAGATGGGCTACACAGTTTACTCTCCGACGAATAGCGTGCCGGCGGTGCTGGTTGTGCTTCTTGGCTGCATGGGCGGCGAGAGGTGTGGCGGCAGGTGGTCCTGGTGGTGATGCCTGAACCCTGATCTCGACGTGGAGAGCTTCATTCGTTCGTGGTCTGTCTTTCACCGTGGTAGGCTCCGTGTCTTTGGTTTCCTCGGTGTGGTGTGGGATAAGATAACAAGCCAAGGCTTTGTGGTCGGCGCCAATCGCATCCTCTTGGGGCGACACATCGGGCTTTCTCTCCCGTGTTAGGGGTCCGGGTGAaaacccttgttcactctgccagaCTCGTCGACGATGACACTTTGCGCCGTGACCTTCTTGGGGCATCCTTGGGGTGATCGGGTCCATCCTTCTCACGTAGCGAAGACATCTTCCAACGGGCTCAGATCATAGCTCGACGTATCTTTCATGATGATAAGTGGATGTTTTCATGCCTCCTATCATTTAAATGTGCTAGCGTCCTTCGTGCTCTCAATCCTGGCTATTTGATGGCTGGGTCGGTGCTCCTTTGTCTGGAGTGAGAGGGAAGAGGGTCCTTCAAGAGGCATGGGGTCGTGATTCGCCGTTCGGTGCCCATTAGCTCTTCTTCCTGCGGCGTGGCTTTGCCACTGCTCAAGCTTTCCGGCGATACGACGGCACTTGGTGGTGCTTTTTTTTTAGGTGTACATCTGTTTGTTTGGCTTTTCTTTTAGCTGCTTAGTGAGAAGACTTCTTGAACACCTTGTATGGGAGTGGAGCGAATGACCGTTTCGAGAGAGATTCCTTGATTCTTTCAAACTTCTGAAAGAATTTGTGAAAAATAATGCGATGACCATGCAAGGTTTTGTAAAAGGCAGAGAACCGAACCGAGTAAGAACAGAATGATTGTAGGATGGAATTCTTTTTACACGAAAATTTAGATGTCAATCAAACACTATTTTTTAATCGTGTCCTCATAGCACATGCAGGTTGTTCCTTCCTATGGATAAAAAAAAATAT is drawn from Triticum dicoccoides isolate Atlit2015 ecotype Zavitan chromosome 6B, WEW_v2.0, whole genome shotgun sequence and contains these coding sequences:
- the LOC119320225 gene encoding protein ATAF2-like, translated to MASTPILPMGCRFSPSDADLISFYLRPMIASEPLPEPAARFLHTADAYAADPSSLASGLLPAVLLAPRTGAERRCWYFFGPAKALSGHDKRRSRAVAGGKGTWHAEKGRVAVLDGEGRGGVVGYKQSFRYKPSDADGSVEAVWLMVEFRVAHDQGDDEKGETVPVLCKVYQSPRKPRSASISTSPAYKRERKRKARDDSAPATTVKRRLLVPPAAPILPSAVEPQPDLNNCSDGVSVDQLLDDLMSVLTPDQVLGDFLMPVPESEVNCSFSMGNHNSDQILLGDLLMPVVSESEVNYSSSMSDHSGSMVRNYETVLHGGSVTPLLDNSDQFDLSMPIIEPLPTDLQTQTAMLNYFSFLPCAPYAGICDSWTGGDTTDDEAASVSWYGSAPSSPAIPTEWMMQSPFATPYLF
- the LOC119326748 gene encoding histone-lysine N-methyltransferase ATXR6-like — its product is MGPATQQRHRTRAGRPAARRPRAAADDDGGVRCEACGSGRHADELLLCDGCDRGIHIFCLRPILPRVPAGDWFCPSCAAATTTTAHSVKSAAVVQTKMPKQFPLIQTKIVDFFKIQRRPAFAAPEPPEGRKRKRKAASALVVSKKKSRKLLPFTPSEDPVRRLTQMASLATALTATGAVFSNDLTYVPGMAPRSANQSALEAGGMQVLPREDAETLSLCKRMMEQGEWPPLLVVFDPVEGFTVEADRHIKDLTIITEYVGDVDYLRNREHDDGDSIMTLLSAAPPSKSLVICPDKRSNIARFINGINNHTPEGRKKQNLKCVRFAIDGECHCLLVANRDISKGERLYYDYNGDEHEYPTHHFV